The Vulpes lagopus strain Blue_001 chromosome 6, ASM1834538v1, whole genome shotgun sequence genome has a segment encoding these proteins:
- the C6H4orf54 gene encoding uncharacterized protein C4orf54 homolog, with the protein MLSFHFWKSLGRPTDAAPSVADGIQTPRGRRRCQANNCTEQLSHGKLAPVSARAAAPGPPATSASASGSLPTSLRLVPAPPPGLKSWQVVAARAAVPPALGAVGARGGLPRATLQPLRPSPAAPRCLFLSLHLRRGPRMEAATPERGPRARLSEVGGRESAARESQEPRRQQLRPPPSSGPAASSQPEAKYVEMCVSAAAQGHSPRTPTPAPEHRPGEQGAPGGPREEAQDEPSGQESQAPAPPKKPASSELSRPQLPGTAGRGNFSSSSSSSSSPVDKAEGGLSKTDDTTTSTGALATSSSSLGFESDSGESAVSCQPRGGGGGGGGGGGAGRGGGGGGDGTECRDIIAKSQGSRDPPRNEEAHYITTHEIQLSEVEQDMDFDVGLASRWDFEDNNVIYSFVDYASFGGSDETPGDVTTPTEEEEDDDDNSCYLSTTPSTNATQTPSPTSSDPARPGADSSGRHTSSTEVGSGPSDSDPTPPPAGPGTASPSEPLLEPPEAASRAAAATAASSCGSAASQILLSIKPTSRAINEPSNVRAKQNIIYAAKHEGDMSLRVSTAAEHNSSSLKQDPAAAVAQDHAKKFIAVPARLQTRCGAIRAKELVDYSSGASSAVSELDDADKEVRNLTSRAFRSLAYPYFEALNISSRESSTLSEVGFGRWSTFLDLKCGGVGARVEQSLLRSSAASVAAGLRKGGGARTTADQLYIQAKKSQTKALEFVVSKVEGEIKHVETPLCFQKQVQTGSRVVTLLEPLNFRSESKASSATGPCRTTKVSGKGPGSVYTDDGSEASESSKPASRADGPQKKSKFASSLLKNVISKKMQREHEFKMERGEVTDTSQHNLSGTCKEPEGPARGERQPRDRGLQRQSSRHSEAGSEYTVVSASDAGAEGPAAEPKSPVFKASAPRESNAGSCRNFADGHPEEVCEIKKSASETVKGIFLRSQNSAFRSWKEKEAEKREEKAPVGKLKLPKGGDWRADLGEISASKSTIMSRLFVPNIQQTPKDKQPGKQATKYPAAQAASTAVIRPKAPEIKIRLGSVQQPSSDFNIAKLLTPKLASGSASNLFKTIEDNSRAQQQKLFRGDNLEKVPQFQVRDVRDKSKAQGPLHQVRDVRKLIKGSGDSSDKGSVTPEQGLTGPKPRQLAAAGGGSRSLSPIVITCQAVVSQREDSKDSMDREPRDNVGKGGGGRFLNSSSPEGTVLVHRASGRLPVATIAPNKPEQGSYLPVLKIVSKASAQKTPEKAKEEEVKEEGKASKPSRNALEKLTAAVRSMEELYSFNRNEWKRKSDPLPMMMDSHVLSLIASEEREGASGAEGDPDKLARRPGEPEERGTGNKGGVVLRGGPGERLQRRNSNPSAESVSARAAAFENLARERPRSLYIPPVHKDAERTQPLQPLPPLPSNRSVFTVSASSTQKTGGVAGKFPQGPSPESPSAAKGIKSQGLRSLKISPATRPPPEEVTNRKNGSNLEKNNSDCENYLSIPLKGSSAAGELPGRPGAGREGPPASSGATLCSLPPLSARSQVPSSPKGSQVSGTSRPAWRTKPDNPRETVAAPAGPQSPEHLPTAIYHQQPLPFTLQGAQPQVLCFSPPSMPAPAPAGPAPVPADPFQQPQPQQTQRKMLLDVTTGQYYLVDTPVQPMTRRLFDPETGQYVDVPMTSQQQAVAPMSLPVPPLALSPGAYGPTYMIYPGFLPTVLPTSALQPTPIAHTPGASELSSMAAEPPSKEAAATFTEAPYFMASGQSPASSSSSAPAATSQLVGAKGFAQLHGKPVISITSQPLGPRIIAPPSFDGTTMSFVVEHR; encoded by the coding sequence atgctttcctttcatttctggaAGTCCCTGGGTCGACCTACAGATGCTGCTCCTTCCGTGGCCGATGGCATTCAGACTCCTCGCGGCCGCCGACGGTGCCAGGCAAACAACTGCACGGAGCAGCTCAGCCACGGGAAGCTGGCCCCGGTCTCGGCCCGAGCAgcagcccccgggcccccggccACCTCTGCCTCTGCATCCGGGagccttcccacctccctcaggCTCGTCCCGGCCCCGCCACCGGGGCTGAAGAGCTGGCAGGTGGTGGCTGCGCGCGCAGCGGTGCCTCCAGCCTTGGGCGCAGTCGGGGCACGTGGGGGCCTGCCTAGGGCCACTCTGCAGCCCCTCCGGCCCAGCCCCGCCGCTCCCCGCTGCCTCTTCCTGTCGCTGCATCTCAGGCGCGGGCCCAGGATGGAAGCCGCCACCCCTGAGCGGGGTCCCCGGGCCCGCCTGAGCGAGGTGGGCGGCCGGGAGAGCGCGGCTCGGGAGAGCCAGGAGCCGCGGCGGCAGCAGCTGCGGCCACCACCCAGCAGCGGGCCAGCGGCCTCCTCCCAGCCAGAAGCGAAATACGTGGAGATGTGCGTTTCGGCCGCGGCCCAGGGGCACAGTCCCCGCACCCCGACACCTGCTCCGGAGCACCGCCCCGGGGAGCAGGGGGCCCCTGGGGGTCCCAGGGAGGAAGCCCAGGATGAACCCAGCGGTCAAGAGAGCCAGGCTCCGGCCCCCCCGAAGAAGCCTGCCTCCTCGGAACTCTCCAGACCCCAGCTCCCCGGCACGGCCGGCCGCGGCaacttctcctcttcctcctcctcctcctcctccccagtggACAAAGCAGAAGGTGGCCTTTCCAAGACGGATGACACCACCACGTCCACAGGGGCCCTGGCCACCTCGTCTTCGTCTTTAGGCTTTGAGAGTGACAGTGGTGAGAGCGCAGTGAGCTGCCagcccaggggaggaggaggaggagggggaggaggaggaggggcaggaagaggggggggaggagggggagatggCACAGAGTGTAGGGACATTATTGCCAAGTCGCAGGGCAGCAGGGACCCCCCCAGGAATGAGGAGGCTCACTACATCACCACCCACGAGATCCAGCTGAGTGAGGTGGAGCAGGACATGGATTTTGACGTGGGACTGGCCTCCCGCTGGGACTTCGAGGACAACAACGTGATCTACTCATTCGTGGACTACGCTTCCTTTGGTGGCAGCGACGAGACCCCAGGGGACGTCACCACCCcgacggaggaggaggaggacgacgacGACAACAGCTGCTACCTCAGCACCACTCCCAGCACCAATGCCACCCAGACTCCGAGCCCCACCAGCAGTGaccccgcccgccccggcgcGGACAGCAGCGGTCGCCACACCAGCAGCACGGAAGTGGGCAGCGGCCCCTCTGACAGTGACCCCACGCCCCCACCCGCTGGGCCTGGCACTGCCAGTCCGAGCGAGCCCTTGCTGGAGCCCCCGGAGGCAGCTTCCCGGGcagccgccgccaccgccgcaaGCAGCTGTGGGAGTGCAGCAAGCCAGATCCTCCTATCAATCAAACCGACTTCCCGGGCTATAAATGAGCCTAGCAACGTGCGTGCAAAGCAAAACATTATTTATGCTGCCAAGCATGAAGGCGACATGAGCCTCCGCGTCTCTACAGCTGCTGAACACAATTCAAGTTCACTGAAGCAAGACCCGGCTGCAGCCGTGGCTCAGGACCATGCAAAGAAATTCATCGCTGTCCCTGCTCGCCTGCAAACCCGGTGCGGGGCCATCCGGGCGAAGGAGCTGGTGGACTATTCCAGCGGGGCCTCCAGTGCCGTAAGTGAACTGGACGATGCGGACAAGGAGGTGCGCAACCTGACCTCCCGGGCCTTCCGGAGCCTTGCCTACCCCTACTTTGAGGCCCTGAACATCAGCTCCCGGGAGTCCTCCACTCTCTCCGAAGTCGGCTTCGGGCGGTGGTCGACCTTCCTGGACTTGAAATGCGGAGGTGTTGGAGCCCGGGTGGAGCAGAGCCTCCTCAGGAGCAGTGCGGCCTCGGTGGCCGCAGGTCTGAGGAAGGGCGGCGGGGCCAGGACCACCGCAGACCAGCTCTACATCCAGGCCAAGAAGTCCCAGACCAAAGCCTTGGAGTTCGTGGTCAGCAAAGTCGAGGGGGAAATCAAGCACGTGGAGACGCCCCTGTGCTTCCAGAAGCAGGTCCAGACGGGCTCCCGCGTGGTCACCCTCCTCGAGCCCCTGAATTTTCGCAGCGAGAGCAAAGCCAGCTCGGCCACGGGGCCCTGCAGGACCACCAAAGTCTCTGGCAAGGGCCCCGGCTCGGTGTACACGGACGATGGCTCCGAGGCCTCTGAGAGCAGCAAGCCTGCCTCCCGCGCCGACGGCCCCCAGAAGAAGTCCAAGTTTGCCTCCAGTCTGCTCAAGAATGTCATCTCCAAGAAGATGCAGCGGGAACACGAGTTCAAGATGGAGAGGGGAGAAGTCACTGACACATCCCAGCATAACCTCTCGGGCACCTGCAAGGAGCCAGAGGGCCCGGCGCGGGGGGAGAGGCAGCCGCGGGACAGGGGCCTGCAGAGGCAGAGTTCCCGCCACTCCGAGGCGGGCTCCGAGTACACGGTGGTCAGCGCGTCCGATGCAGGTGCCGAGGGCCCCGCGGCCGAGCCCAAATCGCCCGTTTTCAAAGCCAGCGCCCCGCGGGAGAGCAATGCGGGCTCCTGCCGAAATTTCGCGGACGGACACCCCGAAGAAGTCTGTGAAATTAAAAAGAGTGCATCAGAGACGGTCAAAGGCATCTTCCTCCGAAGTCAGAACAGCGCATTCCGGTcctggaaggagaaggaggccgagaagagggaggagaaagcccCTGTCGGGAAGCTGAAGCTTCCCAAGGGGGGCGACTGGAGGGCCGACCTCGGAGAGATCTCCGCCAGCAAGTCCACCATCATGTCGCGCCTCTTCGTCCCCAACATCCAGCAGACGCCCAAGGACAAGCAGCCGGGGAAGCAGGCTACCAAGTACCCCGCGGCCCAAGCCGCGTCCACCGCGGTGATCCGGCCCAAGGCTCCCGAAATCAAGATCCGCCTGGGGAGCGTGCAGCAGCCAAGCTCCGACTTCAACATTGCCAAGTTGCTCACGCCCAAATTGGCCAGTGGCAGCGCCTCTAACCTCTTCAAGACCATCGAGGACAACAGCAGGGCGCAGCAGCAGAAACTCTTCCGGGGAGACAACCTGGAAAAAGTGCCCCAGTTCCAGGTGAGAGACGTCAGAGACAAGTCCAAGGCCCAAGGCCCCCTCCACCAGGTGAGAGATGTCAGGAAGCTAATCAAAGGGTCAGGGGACAGCAGCGACAAGGGCAGTGTTACCCCAGAGCAGGGGCTGACCGGGCCCAAACCCAGGCAGCTGGCTGCTGCAGGGGGCGGATCCAGATCCCTTTCCCCCATAGTGATTACGTGCCAGGCGGTGGTGAGCCAGAGAGAAGATAGCAAAGATAGCATGGACCGAGAGCCGAGGGACAACGTAGGCAAAGGGGGCGGCGGCAGGTTCTTGAATTCGTCCTCACCCGAAGGGACAGTCTTGGTTCACAGGGCGTCCGGCAGACTGCCCGTGGCCACCATTGCCCCCAATAAGCCTGAGCAGGGCTCCTACCTGCCTGTGCTCAAGATCGTCTCTAAGGCTTCTGCCCAGAAGACCCCAGAGAAGGCCAAGGAGGAGGAGgtcaaggaggaagggaaagccTCCAAGCCATCTCGGAATGCCCTGGAGAAGCTGACTGCCGCCGTGAGGTCCATGGAAGAGCTGTACAGCTTCAACAGGAATGAGTGGAAGCGCAAAAGTGACCCTTTGCCCATGATGATGGACAGCCATGTCCTGTCGCTCATTGCCagtgaggagagggaaggggcttCGGGTGCTGAGGGGGACCCAGACAAGCTGGCCAGACGACCCGGTGAGCCGGAGGAGCGGGGCACGGGAAACAAAGGCGGGGTGGTGCTGCGTGGGGGCCCCGGGGAACGTCTGCAGCGGAGGAACTCCAACCCGAGCGCCGAGAGCGTGTCTGCCCGGGCAGCTGCCTTTGAGAACCTGGCCAGGGAAAGGCCTCGATCCCTCTATATCCCCCCAGTCCACAAGGATGCGGAGAGAacccagcccctgcagcccctcccaccactccccAGTAACCGAAGCGTGTTCACAGTGAGTGCCAGCAGCACCCAGAAAACTGGGGGTGTCGCTGGCAAGTTCCCCCAAGGGCCTTCTCCAGAGAGTCCTTCAGCAGCCAAGGGCATCAAATCACAGGGACTCCGGTCCCTCAAGATCTCTCCGGCCACGCGGCCACCTCCCGAGGAGGTGACCAATAGGAAAAATGGCAGCAATTTGGAAAAGAACAATAGTGACTGTGAGAATTACCTATCCATCCCTCTCAAAGGAAGCTCTGCAGCGGGAGAGCTTCCTGGCAGGcccggggctgggagggaggggcccccagcctcctcaggggCCACTCTCTGCAGCTTGCCCCCTCTGAGTGCCCGCAGTCAGGTCCCCAGCAGTCCCAAAGGTTCTCAGGTCAGTGGAACCAGCCGGCCAGCTTGGCGTACCAAACCGGATAACCCCAGGGAGACAGTAGCTGCCCCCGCAGGGCCACAGAGCCCTGAGCATCTGCCCACTGCCATCTACCACCAGCAGCCACTGCCGTtcaccctgcagggagctcagccCCAggtcctctgcttctccccacccagcATGCCTGCCCCAGCACCGGCAGGCCCAGCCCCCGTCCCTGCAGACCCTTTCCAGCAGCCGCAGCCCCAGCAGACCCAGCGCAAGATGCTCCTGGATGTGACGACCGGCCAGTACTATCTGGTAGACACGCCAGTACAGCCCATGACCCGAAGACTCTTTGACCCTGAGACAGGGCAGTATGTGGACGTGCCCATGACCTCCCAGCAGCAGGCTGTGGCTCCCATGtccctccctgtgcctccctTGGCCCTGAGTCCTGGGGCCTATGGACCCACCTACATGATCTACCCTGGGTTTCTGCCCACGGTGCTGCCCACCAGTGCCCTGCAGCCCACGCCAATTGCTCACACTCCAGGGGCTAGCGAGCTCTCCTCCATGGCGGCAGAGCCCCCCAGCAAAGAGGCAGCTGCGACATTCACTGAGGCCCCATACTTCATGGCCTCTGGTCagtctcctgcctcctcttcctcctcggCCCCAGCAGCCACATCCCAGCTCGTGGGGGCCAAAGGCTTCGCCCAGCTGCACGGCAAGCCTGTCATCAGCATCACTTCGCAACCCCTGGGGCCAAGGATCATAGCCCCCCCCTCCTTTGATGGCACCACCATGAGCTTTGTGGTAGAACACAGATGA